One window from the genome of Schistocerca piceifrons isolate TAMUIC-IGC-003096 chromosome 8, iqSchPice1.1, whole genome shotgun sequence encodes:
- the LOC124711816 gene encoding protein lethal(2)essential for life-like, whose translation MSLLPLIFGEIEYPSPRISPRYSRNLLLDALSQLEAAQKDLGAAQYYGDDGLKVNLDVQQFKPDEVTVKVVDKFVVVEAKHEERQDQHGYISRSFTRRYLIPEDADADKIASTLSSDGVLSIVAPKKRPLPMPDANERIVPIVRSSAPAVKQVSEPSKVEQEGAAATDDTSSK comes from the exons ATGTCGTTGCTGCCACTGATTTTTGGTGAAATAGAGTACCCGAGCCCGAGGATTAGCCCTCGGTATTCTCGTAACTTGCTCCTCGATGCTCTGAGTCAGTTGGAAGCTGCACAGAAAGACCTTGGCGCAGCCCAGTACTACGGAGATGATGGCTTAAAG GTGAATCTCGATGTGcaacaattcaaaccagatgaagttACTGTAAAGGTCGTTGACAAATTTGTCGTCGTAGAAGCTAAACACGAGGAGAGACAGGACCAGCATGGATACATTTCTCGTAGTTTCACTCGTCGTTATTTAATACCGGAAGACGCCGATGCAGATAAAATAGCATCGACATTGTCTTCGGACGGCGTACTTAGCATTGTTGCACCGAAGAAA AGGCCATTGCCCATGCCGGACGCCAATGAGAGGATAGTACCAATAGTTAGATCATCTGCACCAGCGGTAAAACAGGTTTCGGAACCTTCAAAAGTTGAGCAGGAGGGAGCAGCTGCAACAGACGATACATCATCCAAGTAA